In the Arachis hypogaea cultivar Tifrunner chromosome 20, arahy.Tifrunner.gnm2.J5K5, whole genome shotgun sequence genome, GCTAGACGAGTAGAAGATGAATTCATCTCCTCTAAAAGCTCTTTTGCCAACTCAACCTTTCCTGATTTGTTTAAATTATTGATTAGCGATTGATAGATGTATATTGAAGGGAGGATCCCCTTCAGTTTCATCTCCCTGAAGCATTTCAAAGATTCCTCAGCATTTCCTGATCTGCCAAAACTCTCAATTAATGCAGTATATGTAAGCAAATCCGGTTCGATGCCATTCTCACTCATTTCCTTAAAATACACAATGCACATGTCTGTTCTTCCAGCCTTCCGCAAGCCATCCAATACAGTATTATAAGAAACAGTATTCGGGACAAAACCAGCTTCCTTCATGGTTGAAAACACATCAAGCATTTCATCCACACGACCTGTACGGCCCAATATATCTAGAACAATATTATATGTGACCAAGTCAAGACTATAGTTACGACTCTTAAGATAATCAAATATCACCAAGGCCTTATCCTTTTGTCCACTTTTGGCAAGGGCGAAAATGATCTTGTTTACAAATGATGTACTCGAACAAGTTATTTCTGATACTTCTTCAATGAATCTAAGTAGCTCAATACAACCATTGGCTTTTGTGGAAGCCTGGGCAAAACTAAGACATGAAGCTGCACTTGGGGATTTACAAGACAACAATAATTTCTTGAAGGCTTGACACGAAAGGTCTATGTCATTCTTCTGACTTGCCTCTGCTAACAAGACAATATACACATTAGGGGGAATAGAAATGTTCCTGTCTTGTAAATCTTGTAGCATTTGA is a window encoding:
- the LOC112786672 gene encoding uncharacterized protein — translated: MFESLLIDDVIDCFKYNNFKVPLLFSTAATACSFCVSFSLRPHPPPSTLLLLSFAASPDKEIAAEKVLKEFHATIENAAASSVKGYAAYIDKMCKIGNLSAVSQMLQDLQDRNISIPPNVYIVLLAEASQKNDIDLSCQAFKKLLLSCKSPSAASCLSFAQASTKANGCIELLRFIEEVSEITCSSTSFVNKIIFALAKSGQKDKALVIFDYLKSRNYSLDLVTYNIVLDILGRTGRVDEMLDVFSTMKEAGFVPNTVSYNTVLDGLRKAGRTDMCIVYFKEMSENGIEPDLLTYTALIESFGRSGNAEESLKCFREMKLKGILPSIYIYQSLINNLNKSGKVELAKELLEEMNSSSTRLAGPEDFKHKRKRRNRLTEGPKVC